The sequence below is a genomic window from Sorangiineae bacterium MSr12523.
TACAGCGCGGTCTCGGCTTCCTTGGGCGGCGCACCGGTGAGGGACAAAAGCTCCGCGTGCGCGAAGAGCGCCTGCGCCTCGATGGGCGGGTAGCCGATGGCCAGCGCCTCCGTCACCGCGCCCACGGCCGGTGCGAGGGCCTCTTTGGCATGCCCGGCGTCGCGCAGCTCTTTGATCTCCGCGAGTCGCTTTCGCAACGCTTCGACGCGCGGAGCTTTCGCGGGCTCCGGCGGCGCAATGGCGTTCGAACCGAGGTGATTCGGATCGCTGCAGAGTGCAGGCATCGTCAGCGACTGCGCGGCCAACACGGCGTTTTGCATGGTGTTCATGTCCGCGCGCACATAAATGTCCGTGAGCATGCTCGCCTCGTTGAGGCGCTCGTCGAGGCATGCCATGCGCCGATCGAGCCGCTCCGCCGATTGCTCGCCACGCAGCCACGTGGCTTCGCACGCATCGGTGCGTCCGCGCGTCCAATCGCGCGCATACGCATCGAGCGCCTGGCTCACCGTGCGAAAGCTCTGCTCCGCGTACTCCGCGCCCGTGGCGGCGAAGGCATCGTGCACCGCGCGCTTGCGCGCCTCGTCCCAAACTCCGACCAGCTTTTGCGCCGCATCCTGGCAGCGCACCTCCGGAGCGGCCCGCGTGGTTTTGATGCCCCACACGCCCGCGGCCAGCGCCAGCGCGCACCCGAGTGCAATCGCGCGGCCTCGCCATCGCGCATACGGATTGCGCTCCAGGGCATCGAGCAGCGGCTCCATCGAGGGGTAGCGCTCGCGAGCATCACCGTGCAGCGCGCGGATCAATGCGCGACGGAGCCATTGCGGCCCGCTCTTGGGCACTTCGTCGATGCGCCCGGCCATGATGGCCTCGCAGAGGTCCGGTAACGACGTACCAGGGAAAGGCCGTTTCCCGTAGAGCCCCTCGTGAAGTGCCACCGCGAACGCGAATTGATCGGAGCGCGCATCCGCGTGCTCGAAGCGCAGTTGCTCCGGTGCCATGTAGGCCGGCGTTCCGAACGCGATGCTCGTGTCGAACTCCACGATGCTGTCCGCCCCCGAACGGTGCGACTGCGGCGCAGGGCGGTCGGCCCGCGCCAGCCCGAAGTCGGTCACCCGTGCCCGGCCATCCGCGCCAATGAGCACGTTCTCCGGCTTGAAGTCGCGATGGACGAATCCCGCCGCATGCGCCGCCGCCAGCCCGCGCCCGGCCTGCACGAACATGCGAACGATCTCCTGCCACGTCCGCCGCTGCATTTTGAGCCATTCGCGAAGCGTCGGCCCGTCCACCCGCTCCATGGCGATGAAAATGCGCTCTCCGTGAAAGCCCGTATCGAACACCGCCACCACGTTGGGGTGCCCCACCCGCGCCATCGCCCGCGCTTCGCGCAAAAGGCGCTCGCCCTGATCGATGTCGATGTCGCTGGCGCCCTCGCGCAATAGCTTGAGAGCTACAGTGCGGTCCAACTCGGGATCGTGCGCGGCATACACCACGCCCATCCCGCCCTCGCCGAGCCAATCGACAATAACGTAACGCCCCACGCGCTCGCCGATGCGAATGGGCGCCCCTGCATCGGGCGGCGCATCCGCCGAGGGCTGCGTGATCAGCGACGATCCCCGGCCCAGCGCCCCGATAAGCACGCGGCATTCACTGCAATGGTCGACGTGCCGCTCGAGACGCTGCCTCTCGTCCACCGAGAGTTTGCCGGACAAAAATGCTTCGATGTCCTCGGAATTGTTGCAAGCAGATGGCATGGGGGCTCGCCAGC
It includes:
- a CDS encoding tetratricopeptide repeat protein, translated to MPSACNNSEDIEAFLSGKLSVDERQRLERHVDHCSECRVLIGALGRGSSLITQPSADAPPDAGAPIRIGERVGRYVIVDWLGEGGMGVVYAAHDPELDRTVALKLLREGASDIDIDQGERLLREARAMARVGHPNVVAVFDTGFHGERIFIAMERVDGPTLREWLKMQRRTWQEIVRMFVQAGRGLAAAHAAGFVHRDFKPENVLIGADGRARVTDFGLARADRPAPQSHRSGADSIVEFDTSIAFGTPAYMAPEQLRFEHADARSDQFAFAVALHEGLYGKRPFPGTSLPDLCEAIMAGRIDEVPKSGPQWLRRALIRALHGDARERYPSMEPLLDALERNPYARWRGRAIALGCALALAAGVWGIKTTRAAPEVRCQDAAQKLVGVWDEARKRAVHDAFAATGAEYAEQSFRTVSQALDAYARDWTRGRTDACEATWLRGEQSAERLDRRMACLDERLNEASMLTDIYVRADMNTMQNAVLAAQSLTMPALCSDPNHLGSNAIAPPEPAKAPRVEALRKRLAEIKELRDAGHAKEALAPAVGAVTEALAIGYPPIEAQALFAHAELLSLTGAPPKEAETALYEAAWSADRARDDGTRAQAWTRLVFVVGARELRGSEVPLLNAQAVAAITRAGTPRDLEFARRHTLGAAYREQGRFAEARTEWQAALELARAHFGADSRQVAKTVGDLGWAALMLGENETARELFQRSLEATERIVGPSHPDMARILNAMGVAASKEEKHAEAGALTRRAVEILEKAHGPVHPDVAAYLDNLADTLREQKKYGECLAMHTRALGIYEQLYGPDHPELVSSLLGIGHAHLDAGNRAAAIPVFERALRVYGEGSDPLWRADTQLLLAEALDRRERRRARSLAIAARDVYRKDASANAVQLKEADEWLAKNP